The nucleotide sequence TGGGGGCTCTGTCCCACCCTCTCCTGAGGAAGCTGGAGTGCCCCTTCTGTCGACAGCTGTGCCATGTTGACGCCACCTCCCACTGTCAGCCTCTTAGTGACCTGCAGGAGCTGCTCTTGTTCACTCCTGACAAAcaggaagatgaagaagaggTCTCAGGTGTGAGTGGCAAAACCTTACAACTCAGTTTGACCTTTGGCGGCTGGGGGACTCTTATTAATCCGACTGGATTGGCGGTGATGCCATCCTCAGGGACTTTGTTTGTGGTGCATGAAGGTGAGAAGAGCGTGGTGGTGTTTACTCCTCAAGGGAAGAAGCGGCACGCTTTTGGAAAAAGAGGACACGCTGCTGAGGAGGTTTGTTACCCAGTGGATGTGGCGGTGACCTCTTGTGGTCACGTGGTGGTGACCGACGCGGGCGATAAATCCGTCAAGGTGTTTACATCCAGGGGAAACCATGTGATCACGGTTAAGGCTGGCTTCTCGATGCCGTGGGGGGTGGACACGGATAGCAACGGGCGCATCCTGGTCTCGGACGTCCAGGCGGGAACGCTGTCCCGCATTAAGGTGGACTACAAACATGGCGTCACACTGGAGGAGGGAACGGTGGCTTCGCAACTGGACAATCCGAAAGCCGTGGCCTGCTGCAGGACGAACTATCACACGGCGGTGATGGAGCATGTGACCGAGCACATAAGGAAGCAAAGTTACTCCAGACTGACCGTGTTCACTCCAGACTTCCACATTCTTTATCAGACGGATAATTTAAGTCTTAGCCTGACTGCCTCGGTCACCATAAACATGTCCGCTGTGACCTTTGACAGAAACGGACACCTGCTTGTCGTCGACTCACATCGAGGGATGATTTGGACTTTTGGGAGGGTGCAAAGCGGTGCTGCCCTCGCTCCTCTCGTGGCAGAGCACCTCATTCGACCTGTTGGATTGGTGCCACTTAATAATACTCTTATCATTGTGGACGGCGGTGACCACACAGTCAAGTTATATTCTTGAGAAGTTAGACTGTAGTTAAATTGAAATATTATTCATAGATAGTAGCCTAGCAAGACAAATAGTTGGCTAGCTAGATTGTAAGCTATCTAGATAGATTCTTAATTTAGCAATAAAATAGGAGTTGGACCTCTCAAATGTATTTTCCATGTGTTTTATGAGTGCAATAtgagtttcacttttttttgtttattgatATGCACATTTAATAAAAGGATATGCTTTTTGAAAATGTGATGTagtgaaaatgttttcttttggtttGTGTACTTTGTTGACAACTTGCATTGTCAAGATTTGATGTTTGCTTCATGCACAGTATAATGGACAACAGGCAACATTTAAGCACATCAAGAATACTTACagttaaaacattaaaaagtaaaaaaataaaagtaggtttctaaaataaataaaaagcaaagcATAACAGCTAAATGCCAGTTCACTGCTTGGAACTCTGGATCAACATTGAAAAGTCTATAGGCCTCAGAGCAAAATGGCTTTAtatttaatctgaatttttaaattttatgtATTATATGTCACACTACCctcccacacatacacacaccattttattatattttttaaccGCATAATTTGTGTTGTGTAATTTTTTTCACTATATGGTGCGAACCATTAAAAATTGATAGGAGGCCCACAAATAGCCCACAGGCCATAGGTTGGTCACCACTGTATAGCTCGTGTCTAAAAGTCGTGGCCGCGGTGAGTAAAAGCATTTATTGGGTGAAAATGAAATTTCACGGctgtgtgaaaaataaccactcTCCATCACATGTCTGTCTGGCCCTCGTCTAATGAGTGGCGGGCTCGCCCCTGTTTAGTGCACAGTGCAAAAAATGGTTTGCCCCTCTTTTGGTGCtttggtgcagcctccacagccTGCCAgaggagagcagagcagagcagagcagtcgAGCTCCCGGACGGTCGGTGGAGGAAGATGGCGGTGGGGATGCTGTATGGAAGCGGAGTCGAGCTCTGGATTTCTATCTAAAAAACAAACCTAATGGATATAAAGGACAAGCATGGACGCTTTCCTGACGTTTCTTTTTGACGCGCGAACGCTTTAGGGGCGATTTGAGTCGCAATCTGTCGCCTTTTGCCACGGTACAGATTCGGACTTGTTGTCTGAAGACTTTCCCCCGCTGAGAGAAAAGCGAAAAGTAGGCAAAAATGTCGGATACTAAAGTAAAAGTTGCCGTAAGAGTTCGGCCCATGAACCGGAGaggtaagtcttttttttttttttttttttaagtgcgtTATGTGTGTTGTAAAATCCGCTAACTTTTCATCCCTTTTCAAAGAGCGTCACTTGGGTTGACTTATGGAGTTTTAACGGAATTAAATGAAGTCGTATTTCACACCCCGTTGTCTGCTTTGTTTTCCAAAACAAACGTCTTTGTACAGAAATTGAGCTGAACACAAAATGCGTGGTGGACATGGAGGACAACCAGACGGTTCTGTACGCGCCACCCTCCAATGCAAAAGGAGACaacaggtaaaaaaataaaataaaacaattccaTAGTGTTGTTTAAGTTACATCCCTCCAACtggattttatttgaattatggTTGCCCACCCTGCAAAATCTTTTATAGTTTGGATTACTGTGCTTGGTTTTGAGTGTCACCAAATATTTGAAGCACCGTGGGGCTCCCAGGGTGTTATGTAAACGTCTGACCCCAAGTGCAAGTGCACAAATAACTTTCACCGAGCTTGTCGTGCAGTATGCAATAGCAAAACTTCGTCATATGATGTTGTACCGTGTTGTCATAACACTCGTGGttgttagcacatctgcctcaaaGTTCTGACCTTCTGGGATGGAATGTTGGCCATTCTGTGATAATGTACTTGTCAAtctgtttttaaaaaacaaattggTTCACACTTTCACACAATATTGTGACCTTTTACAGCAAAAAAACTAAATGCCTCACATTTTCACATGAATCAAGTATATAAGACAATATTGTGACCTTTTACAGCAAATTAGTAGAAtatgaatacatttaaataGATCATTTTCCTGACACCAAAGCAAGTGAGTTGTGCATTGCAATTGTCGCGTTAAATTCAGTTTGAAAAATTGCTAAGGAAGTGATATGCGACCCCCATGATGAAGTTGATGTTAAGTTTTCAATACCCAACAATTGTGATGCATTTGAACCTAGCCGATGAATCTCTCAAGGTTTTGCCGATGAGCTAATTTAAGCGAAGGGTGCCGGGTAACACGACAGTGCTCAGCATTGGAGTAGAGGACGGGCACTTAATGTCAGGAATAGAAGCTGTAAAATATTATGGATCACACTCAGACTTTATGAAAGCAAACAAAGTGTGACATCATTATAATGCTGCTTAAGATGACGTTTAAGTGGATGTATTGTAGCTGTCACATTAAGTCGTCTTGATTTACCATTGGTAGAATATAGTGGGATTTTCCCCATAGGAAATCTTAAAAGggattttttatattttcatcAGTTAATTTGATAATATTTCATGTACATTTAATATCTTTAaaagtgcattttgccacttgctgttgactgtAAATGACATGTGCTGAGGGCTCATGtagcaaccaatcacagctcacctgGAGAATGTCACATGTCCAAACAGAAAACagatgagctgtgattggtcaaTCTTGATCAAATTAATATTTTACTAAATCTTGATTTTTTGACTgctgaaaatgacaaaataagtaCACTATCCATTTAAGATTGACGTAAGTGCACATTTTGCCACGTTTAACAGATGTTGGTGAGAAACTACTTGTTATTTCTTACGACTTTATCATATTTGGAATGCTAATTTAAGATTTGATGTCCAGTGTGACAAATCATGTAAAATTGTGTTGCCCAACCTTGCTGCATGTATTTTGACTTGACACGAAGTAAGCAGCCTTGCTGCTGGGGATTTGGCTCCTTGTGTTTAGACTACAGTGGTTTTGCCAAGGCATATAATTTTCTCTCTTGCTGATGGTGG is from Syngnathus scovelli strain Florida chromosome 9, RoL_Ssco_1.2, whole genome shotgun sequence and encodes:
- the LOC125975127 gene encoding E3 ubiquitin-protein ligase NHLRC1 isoform X2; this translates as MTDSCRRHGDIMRPEGTLREIRINLLECKVCFEKFNTQQAQRRPQNLSCGHVLCVECVGALSHPLLRKLECPFCRQLCHVDATSHCQPLSDLQELLLFTPDKQEDEEEVSGVSGKTLQLSLTFGGWGTLINPTGLAVMPSSGTLFVVHEGEKSVVVFTPQGKKRHAFGKRGHAAEEVFTSRGNHVITVKAGFSMPWGVDTDSNGRILVSDVQAGTLSRIKVDYKHGVTLEEGTVASQLDNPKAVACCRTNYHTAVMEHVTEHIRKQSYSRLTVFTPDFHILYQTDNLSLSLTASVTINMSAVTFDRNGHLLVVDSHRGMIWTFGRVQSGAALAPLVAEHLIRPVGLVPLNNTLIIVDGGDHTVKLYS
- the LOC125975127 gene encoding E3 ubiquitin-protein ligase NHLRC1 isoform X1: MTDSCRRHGDIMRPEGTLREIRINLLECKVCFEKFNTQQAQRRPQNLSCGHVLCVECVGALSHPLLRKLECPFCRQLCHVDATSHCQPLSDLQELLLFTPDKQEDEEEVSGVSGKTLQLSLTFGGWGTLINPTGLAVMPSSGTLFVVHEGEKSVVVFTPQGKKRHAFGKRGHAAEEVCYPVDVAVTSCGHVVVTDAGDKSVKVFTSRGNHVITVKAGFSMPWGVDTDSNGRILVSDVQAGTLSRIKVDYKHGVTLEEGTVASQLDNPKAVACCRTNYHTAVMEHVTEHIRKQSYSRLTVFTPDFHILYQTDNLSLSLTASVTINMSAVTFDRNGHLLVVDSHRGMIWTFGRVQSGAALAPLVAEHLIRPVGLVPLNNTLIIVDGGDHTVKLYS